A stretch of Palaemon carinicauda isolate YSFRI2023 chromosome 34, ASM3689809v2, whole genome shotgun sequence DNA encodes these proteins:
- the LOC137626593 gene encoding piggyBac transposable element-derived protein 4-like, whose translation MYIPNKLAKYGIKLVMACDADTFYMCNAIPYLGKGTTNTSTPLGEYFTLELTRPFRKAGRIVTTDNWFTSLPLAKALRERGMHLVGTIRPKPYLPTVLLSTPMELGESVATYNYKDKVTVLCQRVKPTKRIQILSTVHHNPTVIEDHKSHMHMFYNATKGGVDTFDQMCSALTCSRKTRRWLVCVFYGIIILVMNNSFFIHQNLPANTLYNRRQFSAELAMELARDAALSRLANKRYLPRDLTYLICFVFAVQEPEDESPETPKRSEKRNRCPLCPSSSNVRTKLLCGKCHKPVCNPHVNYTCD comes from the exons atgtacatcccgaataaactagcaaa gtatggcatcaagttagttatggcatgtgatgcagacacgttctacatgtgcaatgccattccctacctgggcaagggaactaccaatacaagtacgcccttgggagaatacttcacgttggagctaacccgacccttcaggaaggctgggcgtattgttacgacggacaactggtttacttccctgccactagccaaggctctccgtgaacgtgggatgcatttagttggtactattcgtccaaaaccgtacctgcctactgtgttgctgtcaacgcccatggaattaggcgaatctgttgccacgtataattacaaggacaaggtcaccgttttgtgccaacgtgtcaagccgacgaaaaggatccagattctttctacagttcatcacaatcccacagttattgaggatcataaaagtcacatgcacatgttttataatgccacaaagggaggagttgacacgttcgatcagatgtgttctgccctgacctgcagcaggaagacccggaggtggctcgtatgtgtcttctatgggattatcattcttgttatgaataattccttttttatccaccaaaatttgcctgccaacaccttgtataacaggaggcaattttctgcggaattggccatggaactcgcccgtgatgcagcactttcaagactcgcaaacaagaggtacctcccaagggacttgacttacctcatttgctTTGTTTTTGCGGTACAAGAGCCAGAAGACGAGAGTCCAGAAACTCCAAAACGAAGTGAGAAGCgcaacagatgccctctctgcccttcttcttctaatgtcaggaccaagcttttgtgtggcaagtgccataagcctgtttgtaacccccatgtcaactacacctgcgac